The Prosthecobacter fusiformis sequence GCCGCCGGCGTCACCGAAGATCGCTCCAAACAAGTCAGAAGAGCCAGGACCTGAGTTGACACGTGGCCCCCTGGCAGCCTGACACGTCAGTCGGTCACAGCAGATTCTCCCACGGCATGTGCAGCAGCATCCAGTAAGAAATGCGTTTTCGCAAAGGCACATCCGGGTCCCGGTAATGCCTCACCGGCGGCTTCCCTGGCATCTCGCAGGTCCAGCAAAAGCGCCCATCTTCTTCACAGGTCACCTGCCAGCAGTTCTCAGGTTGCATATCCTCCAGCAGATATCCCTTCAGCCGTTTTGCAAAGCCACCACTGTTGATGATCACCCCCGTCTCCGTATTGATGTACTTGGAGCGCGGATCCATGTTGTAAGAGCCGATGAAAGAGATGCGGTTATCCACCACCAGCCCTTTCGTATGCATGCCCAGCAGCGTGTCCTCGGATACCCGCACATACTCTTTCTTCACCGGTGCATCGCTTTTCAGTTCATAATACTCCGCACCCGTTTCCAGAATGTCTTTTCGCCGGTTGGCGATGCCCGTCATCGCCAGCAGCCCGTCGATGGAGGAGAGGGAATTCGTCAGCATCCGCACCTTCACCCCCCTGTCACTCGTCTCTTTGAAAAGCCCCAGCACCTCTTCCTGCGGGATCAGGTACGCCGCATGCATCAGCACCTCCTTCTTCGCCCCTCGGATCGCCCCCTCCTTCGTCCGCCACACAGGCGATGCCTCCTTGGTTCGGCTCAGCATGCGCTCAGGGGGATCCGCCACAAATTCATAATCATCCCAGACCATTTTTCCTGAAAGCTCATTCAGCCGTTGCAGCGCCTCTACTCGCGCCATCTTCAGGGGAAAAGGAAAGTCACCTTTCCGGGCCAGTCGTAGTTTTTTGTCTCGCAGCTCTCTCCGCAGGCTAACCAATTTTTCTTCATTTTCGTCACCCGTTTCACTCGGCCCCACCTTCCGTGTCAGTGGGGACTCCCAGTAAAGATTAAAGGATTTCGTCGCCGCATTCACCACCGGCCCGCTCGCGATGTAGTCCAGGTCCCGCATGTTATGCTTCCGGTCCACACCAAAGTAGGTGTCCCCCAGATTCCGCCCTCCACCGATCAGGATGGCATTGTCTGCGATGAGCATTTTGTTATGCATCCGGCTCTGCATCCGGTCGATCTCGCCAATGATCGGCAGCGGATTCCCCGCAAAAAAACCTTGGAAGGCGGTCATCGGATTAAACAATGCCACCTCAATGTTCGGGTGGCTCGCCAGCACGCCCTTCTTCACTTCCTTTTGTGCCCCTTTAGTGATGTCCAGCAGCAGCCGCACCTTCACCCCCCGGTCCGCCGCCGCCAGCAGCCGCTCAGCAAAGATCGTCCCCGTCGCATCATCCGCCCAGATGAAATACTGAAAGTCCAGCGTCTGCTGCGCCGCCTCCACCGCCGCTAGGCGCGCCAGATACGCCTCCTCCCCTCCCGCCAGCATTTCAAAACCCGCCGTACCCTTCCGGTGCACCGTCCGCTCCCGTGTCGCTTGTTGGATCGTTTTCTGGCACGCCAGCACAGATGTCGGCACCGGAGATTCCGGAGTTGGCGCAGTGCCACTGCAAGCCATCAGCTTCAGTAAAAAACAGCCCGTCAGCAGCAGTCGTAGCGCAAAGTGCATCGTGCATTTTTCGGAAAAAAATTCAAACACGCAAGTAAAAGCACTCTTTCCCCATCCACCCCTCCTCCAAAAAATCCTGTCAATCCTGCCATCTTGTGAA is a genomic window containing:
- a CDS encoding phospholipase D-like domain-containing protein, encoding MFEFFSEKCTMHFALRLLLTGCFLLKLMACSGTAPTPESPVPTSVLACQKTIQQATRERTVHRKGTAGFEMLAGGEEAYLARLAAVEAAQQTLDFQYFIWADDATGTIFAERLLAAADRGVKVRLLLDITKGAQKEVKKGVLASHPNIEVALFNPMTAFQGFFAGNPLPIIGEIDRMQSRMHNKMLIADNAILIGGGRNLGDTYFGVDRKHNMRDLDYIASGPVVNAATKSFNLYWESPLTRKVGPSETGDENEEKLVSLRRELRDKKLRLARKGDFPFPLKMARVEALQRLNELSGKMVWDDYEFVADPPERMLSRTKEASPVWRTKEGAIRGAKKEVLMHAAYLIPQEEVLGLFKETSDRGVKVRMLTNSLSSIDGLLAMTGIANRRKDILETGAEYYELKSDAPVKKEYVRVSEDTLLGMHTKGLVVDNRISFIGSYNMDPRSKYINTETGVIINSGGFAKRLKGYLLEDMQPENCWQVTCEEDGRFCWTCEMPGKPPVRHYRDPDVPLRKRISYWMLLHMPWENLL